One segment of Sulfobacillus thermosulfidooxidans DSM 9293 DNA contains the following:
- a CDS encoding recombinase family protein gives MLIGYARVSTPDQALAVQEDALVQAGCEKLFRDVQSGRDTNRPGLQAALDYARSGDVLVVWKLDRLGRSMSHLIALVEDLRKREIGLRSLQERMDTTTAEGQLIFHLFAALAEFERGLIRERTMAGLASARARGRLGGRPRLLTDDQIRMATEMIRTGHMTMVDVARALHVSRQTVYRAVKAMQNAEEAQNNR, from the coding sequence ATGCTCATCGGGTATGCGCGCGTCTCAACCCCGGATCAAGCGCTCGCGGTTCAAGAAGACGCCCTAGTGCAGGCAGGGTGTGAAAAACTCTTTCGGGACGTGCAATCGGGCCGCGACACGAATCGTCCCGGCCTGCAAGCGGCGCTGGACTATGCCCGTTCGGGCGATGTGCTCGTCGTGTGGAAACTGGATCGGCTCGGGCGATCCATGAGTCATCTCATTGCGCTCGTAGAGGATTTGCGCAAACGGGAGATCGGCTTGCGTAGCTTGCAGGAACGGATGGATACCACCACGGCGGAAGGACAACTTATCTTTCATCTGTTTGCGGCTCTGGCCGAGTTTGAACGCGGATTGATTCGCGAACGCACTATGGCGGGATTAGCGTCCGCGCGGGCCCGAGGGCGTTTGGGCGGACGGCCCCGGCTTCTCACGGACGATCAGATTCGCATGGCGACCGAAATGATCCGCACAGGCCACATGACAATGGTTGACGTCGCCCGGGCATTGCATGTGTCCCGTCAGACGGTCTATCGGGCGGTGAAAGCTATGCAGAATGCCGAGGAAGCGCAAAATAATCGCTGA